One genomic segment of Pseudonocardia sp. T1-2H includes these proteins:
- a CDS encoding BON domain-containing protein, giving the protein MGAPPSARRRRLCDEHLETAVAELLAHDQRVRGLRLEARLDGGVVHLTGDVDRPAELATARALIGRLAGVLGVWDRVRVAGRTPVVLDLGCGDTRQYPGNLGVDRRRTPSISVQADLAVGLPFRDGCADRIFVVHVLEHLVDFLPLVDECHRLLRPDGVLHVLSPWWGHVNAVADPTHVRLLDTQTIRGICSRPDQPRRWRPLHVGCDGATVFADLTPFDGDVPEVELARFFN; this is encoded by the coding sequence ATGGGCGCCCCGCCCTCAGCGCGTCGCCGCCGGTTGTGCGACGAACACCTCGAGACCGCCGTCGCCGAGCTGTTGGCCCACGACCAGCGGGTCCGCGGGCTGCGGCTGGAGGCCCGCCTCGACGGCGGGGTGGTGCACCTGACCGGCGACGTGGACCGTCCCGCCGAGCTGGCGACGGCCCGGGCGCTGATCGGTCGGCTGGCGGGCGTGCTCGGCGTCTGGGATCGCGTGCGGGTGGCGGGCCGCACGCCGGTCGTCCTGGACCTGGGTTGCGGCGACACCCGGCAGTACCCCGGCAACCTCGGGGTGGACCGGCGGCGCACCCCGTCGATCTCGGTGCAGGCCGACCTGGCGGTCGGGCTCCCGTTCCGGGACGGCTGCGCCGACCGGATCTTCGTGGTCCACGTCCTCGAGCACCTCGTCGACTTCCTGCCGCTCGTCGACGAGTGTCACCGGCTGCTGCGGCCGGACGGGGTGCTGCACGTGCTGTCGCCCTGGTGGGGGCACGTGAACGCCGTCGCCGACCCTACCCACGTCCGGCTCCTGGACACCCAGACGATCAGGGGCATCTGCTCGCGGCCCGACCAGCCGCGCCGGTGGCGGCCGCTGCACGTCGGGTGCGACGGCGCCACCGTGTTCGCCGATCTGACGCCCTTCGACGGGGACGTCCCCGAGGTCGAGCTGGCGCGGTTCTTCAACTGA
- a CDS encoding SDR family NAD(P)-dependent oxidoreductase: MRIADGIAVVTGASSGIGAAVAVRLAAEGARLVLVGRDPERLKTVGARTGGRAVVADLGTGAGIDAVCGAVAGTGVSLLVHAAGLGAAGPVEDTDAGTTAELLAVNLAAPIDLTRRLLPGLRETGGHLVFVASIAALGVANEAVYSATKAGLRGFADAVRIEVPGVGVTTVLPGAVDTDFFRRRGVPYDRRFPRPVSAERVADAVVHGVLNNRTEVVVPRWLSLGSRVHGAAPALFARLSRTFG, translated from the coding sequence CCTCGTCCGGCATCGGGGCCGCCGTCGCGGTCCGGCTGGCCGCGGAGGGCGCCCGGCTCGTGCTGGTCGGCCGGGACCCCGAGCGGCTCAAGACCGTCGGCGCCCGCACCGGCGGCAGGGCCGTCGTCGCGGATCTCGGCACGGGCGCGGGGATCGACGCGGTGTGCGGCGCCGTCGCGGGCACCGGGGTGTCCCTGCTCGTCCACGCCGCCGGGCTGGGCGCGGCCGGCCCCGTCGAGGATACGGACGCCGGCACGACGGCCGAGCTGCTGGCGGTCAACCTGGCGGCGCCGATCGACCTGACCCGCCGCCTGCTGCCCGGCCTGCGGGAGACCGGCGGGCACCTCGTGTTCGTGGCGTCGATCGCGGCGCTCGGGGTGGCGAACGAGGCCGTCTACTCGGCGACCAAGGCGGGCCTGCGCGGGTTCGCGGACGCGGTGCGGATCGAGGTGCCCGGCGTCGGCGTGACGACCGTGCTGCCCGGCGCCGTCGACACGGACTTCTTCCGCCGCCGCGGGGTCCCCTACGACCGCCGCTTCCCCCGGCCCGTCAGCGCCGAGCGGGTGGCGGATGCGGTGGTGCACGGCGTGCTGAACAACCGCACGGAGGTCGTCGTGCCCCGCTGGCTCAGCCTCGGCTCCCGGGTCCACGGGGCCGCCCCCGCGCTCTTCGCCCGGCTCTCCCGTACGTTCGGCTGA